The proteins below are encoded in one region of Haloarcula marismortui ATCC 43049:
- a CDS encoding type II toxin-antitoxin system HicA family toxin translates to MARGKFSGRDVVKVLVNVGGFEWRRTTGDHAQLYYQHPTNESDRRHVTVPLHDELKTGTLRSIADDAGANDFAAFCEWLDRNS, encoded by the coding sequence ATGGCCCGGGGCAAGTTCTCTGGTCGGGATGTCGTGAAGGTCTTGGTAAATGTCGGTGGCTTCGAGTGGCGTCGGACGACTGGCGATCACGCCCAACTCTACTACCAGCACCCAACCAACGAGAGCGACCGACGACACGTTACCGTTCCGCTACACGATGAACTCAAAACGGGAACGCTCCGAAGCATCGCCGACGATGCTGGCGCGAACGATTTTGCGGCGTTCTGTGAGTGGCTCGACCGCAATTCGTAG
- a CDS encoding type II toxin-antitoxin system HicB family antitoxin, which produces MASSTRDGEPHEDEIRMWREGDSWIITDVETGITTQGETRQEALEMLDDAVAGYKGERGHEPTDEELRELGVDPEDNTTGNGDLPDFMQ; this is translated from the coding sequence ATGGCCAGCTCGACGCGCGATGGAGAGCCCCACGAGGATGAGATTCGGATGTGGCGCGAGGGGGACTCGTGGATCATCACGGATGTCGAAACCGGCATCACCACGCAGGGCGAGACTCGTCAGGAGGCTCTGGAAATGCTTGACGACGCGGTCGCGGGCTACAAGGGCGAACGCGGCCACGAACCCACCGACGAAGAACTCCGAGAGCTGGGAGTTGACCCCGAAGACAATACCACCGGTAATGGCGATCTGCCCGACTTCATGCAGTAA
- a CDS encoding ArsR/SmtB family transcription factor, whose amino-acid sequence MSSLLPLKPTPQTASDRSLEPRLVDFEDESAEQIISAVSSTTARRILSQIYAEPTTASEIATELNSSVQNISYHLDRLQDADLVAVVETWYSEQGREMDVYAPTNSALVLFAGAERTSPSLKTALSRVFGSVGIVGAVSVLAHIRRSVPIPVSSPRAGASPVQQPDPIMWETLGTFATGPGGVVLGIGIFLILLFFVAWYWGTYRPARNHAHSA is encoded by the coding sequence ATGTCCTCATTATTACCCCTGAAACCCACCCCACAAACAGCTTCGGATCGTAGTTTGGAACCGAGGCTCGTTGACTTCGAAGATGAATCAGCGGAACAGATCATCTCAGCAGTTTCCTCAACAACTGCACGCCGCATTCTCAGCCAGATATACGCGGAACCAACGACAGCATCGGAGATCGCAACTGAACTCAATTCCTCGGTACAGAATATCAGCTATCATCTCGACCGACTCCAAGACGCAGACCTGGTGGCGGTCGTCGAGACGTGGTATTCCGAGCAGGGCCGCGAAATGGACGTGTACGCGCCGACCAATAGCGCGCTCGTTCTCTTCGCGGGGGCAGAACGAACAAGCCCGTCGCTCAAGACGGCGTTGAGTCGCGTCTTCGGCTCAGTGGGTATCGTCGGAGCCGTCAGTGTACTCGCCCATATACGCCGGTCAGTACCGATACCAGTATCATCGCCCCGGGCTGGTGCGTCCCCTGTTCAGCAACCCGACCCAATCATGTGGGAGACGCTCGGAACGTTTGCGACCGGGCCTGGTGGAGTCGTGCTGGGAATTGGCATCTTCCTGATTCTGTTGTTCTTCGTTGCTTGGTACTGGGGGACGTATCGGCCAGCACGGAATCACGCCCACTCGGCGTGA
- a CDS encoding vWA domain-containing protein, with protein MFEPLETSVDSANNTVTGETAHFSKFVVFDVRNWATNYESERPANGTDSDEIQPLDVVFIIDSSGSMQSNDPQEFRKRASKEFVGALVDGDRAGVVDFDSNAFVSQELTTDFGRVNASIQRLDASGGTDIGDGVQQANQHFAAQSNSSRGQFAILLTDGQGNGGRAEAQTAADRGTTIYTIGFGGANGDKLQDIAQTTGGNYTYVDSASDLPQVFSRVADDIGAQDTDGDTIPDVAERRGVPTGQGLIQTDPYNNDTDGDGISDQVELGRSTSFEDLRAIRNGESNATAIEQAQAQTIISTMDAAGYNLSNVSARIYLEPDSDLISAQVAYQAGNGGHAGKLHSSG; from the coding sequence ATGTTCGAGCCGCTGGAGACGTCCGTTGACTCGGCGAACAACACCGTCACCGGCGAGACAGCGCACTTCTCCAAATTTGTCGTCTTTGACGTGCGCAACTGGGCCACCAACTACGAGTCCGAACGGCCGGCCAATGGAACCGACAGCGATGAGATACAGCCACTCGACGTCGTATTCATCATCGACTCCTCCGGGTCAATGCAGAGCAACGACCCACAGGAGTTCCGCAAGCGTGCTTCGAAGGAGTTCGTCGGTGCACTGGTCGATGGCGACCGCGCGGGTGTCGTCGACTTCGACAGTAACGCCTTCGTCAGCCAGGAACTGACAACCGATTTCGGTCGCGTTAATGCCTCCATCCAGCGGCTCGACGCTTCCGGCGGGACCGATATTGGTGATGGAGTTCAGCAGGCCAACCAGCACTTCGCTGCACAGAGTAACAGCTCTCGTGGGCAGTTCGCCATCCTTCTAACGGACGGCCAGGGCAACGGAGGCAGAGCGGAAGCACAGACAGCCGCTGACCGCGGGACGACCATCTACACCATTGGTTTCGGCGGTGCGAACGGTGACAAGCTCCAAGACATTGCACAGACAACAGGCGGGAACTACACGTATGTTGATAGCGCAAGTGACCTGCCGCAGGTATTCTCGCGAGTTGCCGATGACATCGGTGCTCAAGACACCGACGGCGACACTATCCCCGACGTCGCCGAACGCCGCGGTGTCCCGACAGGACAAGGGCTGATTCAGACCGACCCCTATAACAATGATACCGACGGTGATGGTATCTCCGACCAGGTCGAACTAGGACGCTCGACGAGCTTCGAGGACCTCCGGGCGATTCGGAATGGAGAGTCCAATGCAACGGCCATTGAGCAGGCACAGGCACAGACAATCATCTCGACGATGGATGCGGCCGGGTACAACCTCAGCAATGTCTCCGCAAGAATCTATCTCGAACCCGATAGCGATCTCATCTCTGCTCAAGTTGCGTATCAAGCTGGCAATGGAGGACATGCAGGGAAATTGCACAGTTCAGGGTGA
- a CDS encoding ribbon-helix-helix domain-containing protein produces MSDADSDTGNGGPEMVQINLRLSKSFLEDIDATWQEEGFNSRSEFLRHVARDAVKHPAFSRSGWKQIAASEHDLRAGNAELVSREEVRAMMDQDSNDE; encoded by the coding sequence ATGTCTGATGCAGACAGCGATACTGGAAACGGTGGTCCAGAGATGGTACAGATAAACCTCCGATTGAGCAAATCGTTTCTCGAAGACATCGATGCAACGTGGCAGGAGGAGGGATTCAATTCGCGGAGTGAGTTCCTTCGCCATGTCGCTCGGGATGCAGTGAAGCACCCCGCATTTAGTCGGAGTGGGTGGAAACAGATTGCCGCGAGCGAGCACGATCTTCGGGCGGGTAATGCTGAACTGGTTTCGCGTGAAGAAGTCCGTGCGATGATGGACCAAGACAGTAATGACGAGTGA
- a CDS encoding nuclear transport factor 2 family protein — MSQTNEDAVRAYYTAVDAEEYDTVFALFDESIVYERPGQDNIRNRDALKDFYLNQRPLSAGSHEIHSLTSEDETVAVRGTFSGVQADTAVSFGFADFFVFNEAGLIKRRYTYTDRDTV, encoded by the coding sequence GTGTCACAGACGAACGAAGATGCTGTTCGAGCGTACTACACGGCGGTCGATGCTGAAGAGTATGATACAGTGTTTGCTCTCTTTGATGAGAGTATAGTGTATGAACGCCCTGGGCAGGACAACATTCGTAACAGAGACGCTCTCAAGGACTTTTATCTCAACCAACGGCCGCTGTCTGCTGGGTCCCATGAAATCCACTCGCTCACCAGCGAAGACGAGACTGTTGCGGTGAGAGGGACATTTAGCGGCGTGCAAGCTGATACCGCTGTCTCATTTGGATTTGCCGACTTCTTCGTATTCAACGAGGCTGGTCTGATTAAGCGTCGCTACACCTACACGGACCGAGATACGGTTTGA
- a CDS encoding ATP-binding protein, whose protein sequence is MSIILENTMSVPWATPAGIAYIGLFFLTGVGCMVSLPRAWTVADIEVRYGLVGLLSLTGLWALFKTAFFIAPLSLQSAIYIIGLISGFGAVWAWLYFASAYTGRSLHKNSTLRRLGGVAFLIITVLKLTNPVHKQYFTTTEMTTPFRYLAIEHGLVHWVSTSLSYVLATIGLFMIFELYVESGYDTTPLGVLTALLALPVTIDLIAIATPQLIEFIYAPVGVAIFAVGTLFIVGDQFLAVRTTAQGDAATIVLDETERIQAYSPPAADIFPELDGATGTPLDDALPAVAATEDKDADQVIERDGSDGPRYYLISPRSMTMGDSTVRVLALSDVTESERQRHNLIQRKRELDKQNELYRAIISASFAFVFQIDTEARFSFVSPSVEDFTGYRPDMLNGEPISILGSDEQAIKEARDYLARVLNDGEAIQVRGHPIETRSGNTVYGDIRAEPIYEPSVASSARTTENIIGAQVMVRDASERRQREGLISVINRVLRHNVRNKLTVINGHAKMLAADLDGDSASKADRILNAGNHLLNLSESARRIESHRELSPKLEPLDIVPVISELLTQLNEEYSGASVATDIPETAIAETQPRIETALWEILDNAAQHTGSEPTIDIDVTVTDKQVLIRIRDYGPGLPETEQKVLATGEEDPLVHGQGLGLFLAHWIITNLDGEVSVATTRGTSVDIRLPTPPETVTPETQPQN, encoded by the coding sequence GTGAGTATTATACTTGAAAATACCATGTCGGTACCGTGGGCCACTCCGGCTGGCATTGCATACATTGGACTATTTTTTCTTACCGGGGTCGGTTGCATGGTGTCTCTGCCCCGGGCATGGACGGTCGCTGATATTGAGGTCCGGTATGGTTTAGTCGGATTACTCAGTTTAACTGGCCTCTGGGCATTGTTCAAAACAGCCTTTTTTATCGCCCCTCTCTCATTGCAGTCGGCAATCTATATTATCGGGCTTATCTCAGGGTTTGGAGCCGTCTGGGCATGGTTGTACTTCGCTTCCGCTTACACTGGCCGGTCACTCCACAAAAATTCGACACTCCGCCGACTCGGTGGCGTTGCCTTCCTTATTATCACGGTACTAAAACTCACAAACCCAGTTCATAAACAGTACTTTACAACCACCGAAATGACGACTCCGTTCCGGTATTTAGCGATCGAACACGGACTCGTTCATTGGGTGTCGACAAGTCTTTCGTACGTTCTCGCAACTATTGGTTTGTTTATGATTTTCGAACTGTATGTTGAGTCAGGGTACGATACAACGCCACTTGGTGTGCTGACAGCCCTGCTGGCTTTGCCTGTTACAATAGACCTCATTGCCATAGCAACGCCACAGTTAATTGAATTCATTTATGCCCCAGTTGGGGTTGCAATCTTTGCCGTTGGTACCTTGTTTATTGTTGGCGATCAGTTCCTTGCGGTTCGGACTACGGCCCAGGGTGATGCAGCTACAATAGTACTGGACGAGACAGAGCGGATTCAAGCATATTCACCCCCTGCTGCGGATATTTTCCCGGAACTCGATGGAGCAACAGGCACACCTCTCGACGATGCGCTTCCAGCAGTTGCAGCCACCGAGGACAAGGACGCTGATCAGGTCATCGAACGCGACGGCAGCGATGGACCGCGCTACTATCTCATTTCTCCTAGGTCGATGACGATGGGAGACTCAACAGTTCGAGTTCTCGCGCTTTCGGATGTCACAGAATCCGAACGCCAGCGCCACAACCTGATCCAGCGGAAGCGTGAACTCGATAAACAGAACGAGCTCTATCGAGCGATCATCTCTGCGAGCTTCGCCTTTGTCTTTCAGATTGATACAGAGGCTCGGTTCAGTTTTGTTTCGCCGTCTGTCGAAGACTTCACGGGGTACAGACCCGATATGCTCAATGGCGAACCAATCTCGATACTTGGGTCTGACGAGCAAGCAATCAAAGAGGCACGCGACTATCTTGCCCGCGTACTCAACGATGGTGAAGCTATTCAGGTCCGTGGCCACCCAATTGAAACTCGATCCGGTAACACGGTCTACGGAGATATTCGGGCAGAGCCAATTTACGAGCCCAGCGTTGCGTCAAGCGCACGGACTACAGAGAATATTATCGGTGCCCAGGTGATGGTGCGGGATGCAAGTGAGCGCCGTCAGCGTGAGGGGCTAATCAGCGTTATCAACCGCGTTCTGCGTCATAACGTGCGTAACAAGCTCACTGTGATTAACGGACATGCCAAAATGCTGGCAGCTGATCTTGACGGAGATAGCGCTTCGAAGGCAGACCGTATTCTTAATGCTGGTAATCACCTTCTGAATCTGAGCGAGTCTGCCCGCCGTATCGAATCCCATCGTGAACTGTCCCCAAAGTTAGAACCGCTTGATATTGTACCGGTTATTAGCGAGCTGCTCACCCAACTCAATGAAGAGTACTCTGGGGCGTCAGTGGCAACGGACATTCCAGAGACTGCCATTGCGGAAACACAACCGCGGATCGAAACTGCGCTATGGGAAATTCTTGACAACGCTGCGCAGCACACAGGTTCGGAGCCGACGATTGACATCGATGTCACTGTAACTGACAAACAGGTTCTGATCAGGATCCGCGACTATGGACCAGGGCTCCCAGAGACCGAGCAAAAGGTACTAGCGACTGGGGAAGAGGATCCGCTCGTCCATGGTCAAGGACTCGGACTATTCTTAGCTCATTGGATCATTACAAATCTAGATGGCGAAGTTTCTGTAGCCACGACTCGGGGGACTTCCGTTGATATCCGACTCCCGACACCGCCAGAGACAGTAACCCCTGAGACTCAACCACAGAACTAG
- a CDS encoding ribbon-helix-helix protein, CopG family has product MTTRVNFRLPDELLDKADVAAAATHKNRTEIVVAALQEYLDEMEDQETFKETVVDLYLDGEIGFDALKEVIGRQDAESVRASKTLLDQGDEMADDLAQL; this is encoded by the coding sequence ATGACGACCCGCGTCAATTTCCGATTACCCGACGAACTTCTGGACAAAGCGGATGTCGCGGCCGCAGCGACGCACAAAAACCGGACAGAGATCGTCGTTGCGGCGCTGCAGGAGTACTTAGATGAGATGGAGGATCAAGAGACGTTCAAGGAAACTGTGGTCGACCTCTATCTCGATGGTGAGATTGGCTTTGACGCGCTGAAAGAGGTCATCGGGCGGCAAGACGCCGAATCCGTCCGGGCGTCCAAGACCCTTCTTGACCAAGGCGACGAGATGGCCGACGATCTCGCGCAACTGTGA
- a CDS encoding type II toxin-antitoxin system death-on-curing family toxin, translating to MTDDLAYPSVELILELHDQVVTEGDITEPGVRSEDAIASALQYVSEGFFGEVPETIHQKAVHLMRLLVSDHPFVDGNKRTALRTVVVFYILNRYTFEYGDEIRALLHRFATGETTVDVDTAVIYFRACARRN from the coding sequence GTGACTGACGATCTCGCGTATCCCTCTGTCGAACTCATCCTTGAGCTCCACGACCAGGTCGTGACAGAAGGCGACATCACGGAACCGGGGGTCCGGTCAGAGGACGCGATTGCATCCGCACTACAGTACGTTTCGGAGGGGTTCTTCGGGGAAGTACCTGAGACGATCCATCAAAAGGCGGTCCATCTGATGCGACTACTCGTTTCGGATCATCCGTTCGTCGACGGAAACAAGCGAACGGCACTCCGAACAGTGGTCGTTTTCTATATACTGAACCGATACACGTTTGAGTACGGTGATGAAATTCGAGCGCTCTTACACCGGTTTGCGACCGGCGAAACCACAGTCGACGTAGACACTGCAGTCATCTACTTCCGGGCATGTGCTCGCCGCAACTGA
- a CDS encoding type II toxin-antitoxin system RelE family toxin, with amino-acid sequence MTSDAEWTWKFTERATEQFGDLDTHVQDRVVSKLDEVVDSTWHEPKDFLEPLTGGPFWKLRVGTYRLACVLAHDASVLEIHRIEHRSGAYTADDD; translated from the coding sequence ATGACGAGTGACGCTGAGTGGACGTGGAAGTTCACTGAGCGTGCGACTGAGCAGTTTGGTGATCTCGATACGCACGTTCAGGATCGAGTCGTTTCGAAACTAGACGAGGTTGTCGACTCAACATGGCACGAGCCCAAGGACTTCCTAGAACCACTGACTGGCGGGCCGTTCTGGAAACTCCGAGTTGGAACGTACCGCCTTGCATGTGTGCTTGCACATGATGCCTCAGTGCTTGAAATCCACAGAATCGAACACCGGAGCGGTGCTTACACGGCTGACGACGACTGA
- a CDS encoding IS5-like element ISHma6 family transposase → MDSATLQNEPSVESFFNVAETETLALFEHLSFEFLGEFDVFAPAETGRTREHKPPEMLRGFLHCYYRDIYGIRPAERELQNTVVWLSCGFDRPPSRDAVDRFLTDLEHVVDEVFDHLVEQAARRGLLDLTYCIDSTDVRAMPADQDASKCYDPTDEEYYYGYGCTIVSTGQKIPIAAEFTESKQAPEETAMRVTCDALAVAKPIWMVGDSAYDTLDWHDHLLAAGVVPVAPYNARNADDPKDIEYRVEDRIEKHSEDVQLKQSILNQTYNRRTGVERTNESVKDCGLGRTHARGRAHARAQVFLALCLRLVVAITNYERGDNPGSTIITV, encoded by the coding sequence ATGGACTCAGCGACCCTGCAGAATGAGCCTTCGGTAGAGTCGTTCTTCAATGTCGCGGAGACCGAGACGTTAGCGTTGTTTGAGCATCTCTCCTTCGAGTTTCTTGGCGAGTTCGACGTGTTCGCCCCGGCGGAGACGGGGCGAACACGAGAGCATAAACCACCAGAGATGCTGCGTGGGTTCCTCCACTGCTATTACCGTGATATCTACGGAATTCGTCCTGCTGAGCGGGAGCTTCAGAACACGGTTGTCTGGCTGAGCTGTGGCTTCGATCGACCGCCGTCAAGAGACGCGGTCGATCGGTTCCTTACTGACCTCGAACACGTCGTCGACGAAGTCTTTGACCACCTCGTCGAGCAGGCCGCCCGGCGCGGCCTGCTCGACTTGACCTACTGCATCGATTCAACCGACGTGAGGGCGATGCCCGCTGACCAAGATGCGTCGAAATGCTACGATCCAACCGATGAAGAGTACTACTACGGCTACGGCTGTACGATTGTTTCGACCGGACAAAAAATACCGATTGCAGCGGAGTTCACCGAGAGCAAACAAGCGCCAGAAGAGACGGCGATGCGCGTCACCTGTGACGCGCTCGCCGTCGCCAAGCCGATTTGGATGGTCGGTGACAGCGCCTACGACACCCTCGACTGGCACGACCACCTGCTGGCCGCAGGGGTCGTGCCAGTCGCCCCGTACAATGCTAGAAACGCTGACGACCCGAAAGATATCGAATACAGGGTCGAGGACCGCATTGAGAAACACAGCGAGGATGTACAGCTGAAACAATCGATACTAAACCAGACGTACAATCGCCGCACTGGAGTGGAACGAACCAACGAATCAGTGAAGGACTGCGGCCTCGGGCGAACGCACGCCCGAGGCCGCGCCCACGCACGAGCGCAGGTCTTCCTCGCACTGTGTCTTCGCCTGGTCGTCGCAATCACCAATTACGAACGCGGAGACAATCCGGGAAGCACGATCATCACGGTGTGA